From a single Mycolicibacterium moriokaense genomic region:
- a CDS encoding NADPH-dependent FMN reductase: protein MSDVKVLVLVGSLRSASINRQLAELAVETAPDGVRLEWFDRLGELPFYNEDIDTDDVGEPVVALRQAAAAADATLVITPEYNGSIPGVLKNAIDWLSRPYGSGALKDKPLAVVGAALGQYGGVWAHDETRKSFGIAGPRVVEDLSLSVRTTVFDGKHPRENAEVAGQLRDIVGKLAAEVG from the coding sequence ATGTCGGACGTCAAGGTGCTGGTGCTGGTCGGCAGCCTGCGTAGTGCGTCGATCAACCGTCAGCTCGCCGAGCTTGCCGTCGAGACCGCTCCCGACGGGGTACGGCTCGAGTGGTTCGACCGACTGGGCGAGCTGCCGTTCTACAACGAGGACATCGACACCGACGACGTCGGCGAACCGGTCGTGGCCCTGCGGCAAGCCGCCGCCGCTGCCGACGCGACCCTGGTGATCACCCCCGAATACAACGGCAGCATCCCGGGCGTGCTGAAGAACGCGATCGACTGGCTGTCGCGGCCCTACGGCAGCGGCGCGCTGAAGGATAAGCCGCTTGCGGTGGTCGGCGCCGCGCTCGGTCAGTACGGCGGAGTGTGGGCCCACGACGAGACCCGCAAGTCGTTCGGCATCGCGGGACCGCGCGTGGTCGAGGACCTGAGCCTGTCGGTGCGTACGACGGTGTTCGACGGTAAGCACCCGCGCGAGAACGCCGAGGTCGCCGGGCAGCTGCGCGACATCGTGGGCAAGCTGGCTGCCGAAGTCGGCTGA
- a CDS encoding TetR/AcrR family transcriptional regulator, with translation MPPHALPISDEAPQERGDAARNRTLLLEAARRLIAERGADSVTTDDIAAAAGVGKGTLFRRFGSRAGLMIVLLDEDEKVQQQAFLFGPPPLGPGAPPLDRLIAYGHARLEFVRAHRALLSDANRDPQMRFNAPATLHQRHVTVLLEEAGTTGDLDAQATALLALLDPDYVHHQLTERGQTLESLGEAWDTLARKLCGT, from the coding sequence ATGCCTCCGCACGCGCTACCGATCTCGGATGAAGCGCCACAGGAGCGGGGCGACGCGGCACGCAACCGAACATTACTGCTGGAGGCCGCGCGCCGCCTGATCGCCGAACGCGGCGCCGACTCCGTCACCACCGACGACATCGCCGCGGCCGCGGGTGTCGGCAAGGGCACGCTGTTCCGCCGGTTCGGCAGCCGGGCGGGGCTGATGATCGTGCTGCTCGACGAGGACGAGAAGGTGCAACAACAGGCCTTCCTCTTCGGCCCTCCGCCGCTGGGACCCGGCGCGCCACCACTGGACCGCCTGATCGCCTACGGCCACGCCCGACTGGAATTCGTCAGGGCACACCGAGCGCTGCTGTCGGATGCCAACCGCGACCCGCAGATGCGGTTCAACGCGCCTGCCACCCTGCACCAGCGCCACGTCACCGTGCTGCTGGAGGAAGCGGGCACCACCGGCGATCTCGACGCCCAGGCCACCGCCTTGCTCGCGCTTCTCGATCCCGACTACGTGCATCACCAACTCACCGAACGCGGCCAGACGCTGGAATCCCTTGGCGAAGCCTGGGACACCCTGGCGCGCAAGCTCTGCGGCACTTGA
- a CDS encoding cytochrome P450, which yields MPTISTKDYVLDQARRRVTTSPLLTLPGMGLLEKRLLAHDWPQRAWAEPPAGSDLKPVMGDLGLPIVGHMVEMFRGGPDFFLHLYRKHGPLFLMDSPIIPSVAALGPDAAQAIYSNRNKDFSQQGWVPAIGPFFKRGLMLLDFDEHMFHRRIMQEAFVRTRLVGYTEQVDKVVSQVIANDWVSNDPRFLLYPAMKELTLDIASMVFMGHEPGTDKELVTKVNRAFTITTRAGNAIIRTGVPPFTWWRGLKAREYLESYFEARVKERRGKEGNDLLTVLCETEDEDGNKFSDEDIVNHMIFLMMAAHDTSTSTATTMSYYLAANPEWQERCRDESDRLGDGPVDIDSLEKLESLDLVMNESIRLVTPVQWAMRQTVRDTELLGYYLPKGTNVIAYPGMNHRLEEFYPDPYKFDPGRFTEPRNEHKRHRYAFSPFGGGAHKCIGMVFGQLEVKTIMHRLLRRYRLELPRPGYEARYDYGGMPVPMDGMPIVLRPLR from the coding sequence ATGCCGACGATCAGCACCAAAGATTACGTTCTCGACCAGGCCAGGCGGCGTGTCACGACGTCGCCGCTGCTCACCCTGCCGGGGATGGGCTTGCTGGAGAAGCGGCTGCTGGCCCACGACTGGCCCCAGCGGGCATGGGCGGAGCCGCCCGCCGGGAGCGATCTCAAGCCCGTCATGGGTGACCTCGGATTGCCGATCGTCGGCCACATGGTCGAGATGTTCCGCGGCGGCCCGGACTTCTTCCTGCACCTCTATCGCAAGCACGGTCCGCTGTTTCTCATGGACTCGCCGATCATCCCTTCGGTGGCGGCGCTGGGACCCGATGCCGCACAGGCGATTTACTCGAACCGCAACAAGGACTTCTCTCAGCAGGGCTGGGTACCCGCCATCGGACCGTTCTTCAAGCGCGGCCTGATGCTCCTCGATTTCGACGAGCACATGTTCCACCGGCGGATCATGCAGGAGGCGTTCGTCCGGACGCGTCTCGTCGGCTACACCGAGCAGGTCGACAAGGTCGTCTCGCAGGTCATCGCGAACGACTGGGTCAGCAACGACCCGCGTTTCCTGCTCTATCCCGCGATGAAGGAACTGACCCTCGACATCGCCTCGATGGTGTTCATGGGCCATGAGCCGGGCACCGACAAGGAACTGGTCACGAAGGTCAACCGGGCGTTCACCATCACCACGAGGGCGGGCAACGCCATCATCCGCACGGGCGTGCCGCCGTTCACCTGGTGGCGTGGCCTGAAGGCCCGCGAATACCTGGAGAGCTACTTCGAGGCACGGGTCAAGGAGCGCCGCGGCAAGGAAGGAAACGACCTGCTGACGGTGCTGTGCGAGACCGAGGACGAGGACGGCAACAAGTTCTCCGACGAGGACATCGTCAACCACATGATCTTCCTGATGATGGCTGCCCACGACACGTCGACGTCCACGGCGACGACGATGTCGTACTACCTCGCCGCCAATCCGGAATGGCAGGAACGCTGCCGCGACGAATCAGACCGGCTCGGTGACGGACCGGTGGACATCGACTCGCTGGAGAAGCTCGAGTCGCTCGATCTGGTGATGAACGAGTCGATCCGGCTGGTGACGCCCGTGCAGTGGGCGATGCGGCAGACGGTCCGCGACACCGAACTGCTCGGCTACTACCTGCCCAAGGGCACCAACGTGATTGCGTACCCGGGGATGAACCACCGGCTCGAGGAGTTCTACCCCGACCCCTACAAGTTCGATCCGGGCCGCTTCACCGAGCCTCGCAACGAGCACAAGAGGCACCGCTACGCGTTCAGCCCGTTCGGCGGCGGCGCGCACAAGTGCATCGGCATGGTGTTCGGCCAGCTCGAGGTCAAGACGATCATGCACCGACTGCTGCGCCGGTACCGCCTGGAGCTGCCGCGGCCGGGTTACGAGGCCCGCTACGACTACGGCGGGATGCCGGTGCCGATGGACGGCATGCCGATCGTGCTGCGGCCGCTGCGCTGA
- the phoA gene encoding alkaline phosphatase, with protein sequence MSVKSAYKVVGVVSTAAVLVLAGCGSDDRTESNGSLLDRPTKGELSTNGGAARLDGDQTGAVREAINGSGARNIILLIGDGMGDSEITIARNYEKGAGGFFEGIDALPLTGSYTTYALRKDGKPDYVTDSAASATGWSTGTKTYNGALGINIKGEAQKTILELAKDQGFATGDVTTSEIQDATPAALFSHISERDCYGPEEMAEDCVDETLEKGGKGSVTEQLLATRPDVTMGGGAETFAQTATGGEYASKTLEVQAKERGFQIVRTAGELASVSKADQDAPLLALFADGNMPVTLAGPPAVRHGYLQPTVKCGDNPEHGSDVPKLAEMTTKAIELLKSSKSGADKGFFLQVESASIDKRDHAADPCGQIGETLAFDEAIKAALDFAKQDGNTLVIVTADHGHTSQIVEPLSEDDLRGIAEDVKQPIERVRDIMYPGLTIKLTTADDAEMTLSYGTSADVGVEDETHTGTQVRIAAYGPRAANVVGLTDQTDLFFTMTGALGIKP encoded by the coding sequence ATGTCGGTTAAGTCGGCGTACAAGGTGGTCGGCGTCGTCAGCACGGCCGCAGTACTGGTGCTCGCCGGGTGCGGCAGCGACGACAGGACCGAATCGAACGGCAGCCTGCTCGACCGTCCGACTAAGGGCGAACTGAGCACCAACGGCGGCGCCGCCCGCCTCGACGGCGATCAGACCGGCGCGGTCCGCGAAGCCATCAACGGCTCCGGCGCGCGAAACATCATCCTGCTGATCGGCGACGGCATGGGTGACTCCGAGATCACCATCGCGCGTAACTACGAGAAGGGTGCGGGCGGCTTTTTCGAGGGCATCGACGCACTCCCCCTCACCGGGTCGTACACCACCTACGCGCTCCGCAAGGATGGCAAGCCGGACTACGTGACCGACTCGGCGGCCAGCGCCACGGGCTGGTCCACCGGCACCAAGACCTACAACGGCGCGCTGGGCATCAACATCAAGGGCGAGGCGCAGAAGACGATCCTCGAACTCGCCAAGGACCAGGGCTTCGCCACCGGCGACGTCACCACCTCCGAAATCCAGGATGCGACTCCGGCGGCGTTGTTCTCCCACATCAGCGAACGAGACTGCTACGGCCCCGAAGAAATGGCCGAGGACTGCGTTGACGAGACTCTGGAGAAGGGCGGCAAGGGTTCTGTCACCGAACAGCTGCTGGCCACCCGGCCCGACGTCACGATGGGCGGAGGAGCCGAGACGTTCGCGCAGACAGCGACCGGCGGTGAGTATGCAAGTAAGACGCTCGAGGTACAGGCCAAGGAGCGGGGCTTCCAAATCGTGCGCACCGCAGGCGAACTCGCGAGCGTGAGCAAGGCCGACCAAGATGCTCCGCTACTCGCGTTGTTCGCCGACGGCAACATGCCGGTGACCTTGGCGGGTCCACCCGCCGTTCGCCACGGATATCTGCAGCCGACCGTCAAGTGCGGCGACAATCCGGAACACGGTTCGGACGTACCGAAACTGGCCGAGATGACGACGAAGGCGATCGAACTGCTCAAGAGCAGCAAGAGCGGTGCCGACAAGGGCTTCTTCCTTCAGGTCGAGAGCGCGTCGATCGACAAGCGCGACCACGCCGCGGATCCGTGCGGCCAGATCGGCGAGACCCTCGCGTTCGACGAAGCAATCAAGGCAGCACTCGACTTCGCCAAGCAGGACGGCAACACGCTGGTGATCGTGACCGCCGATCACGGGCATACCAGCCAGATCGTCGAGCCGCTCAGCGAGGACGACCTCAGGGGCATCGCTGAGGACGTCAAGCAGCCCATCGAGCGGGTGCGCGACATCATGTACCCCGGTCTCACCATCAAGCTGACGACCGCTGACGACGCCGAAATGACCCTCAGCTACGGCACTTCCGCCGATGTCGGTGTCGAAGACGAGACCCACACCGGTACACAGGTGCGGATCGCGGCCTACGGTCCGCGCGCGGCCAACGTCGTCGGCCTCACCGATCAGACGGATCTGTTCTTCACGATGACCGGTGCACTGGGCATCAAGCCGTAG
- a CDS encoding SDR family oxidoreductase produces the protein MAGDFAGKRCLLTGAASGIGRATALKLAAEGAELFLTDRDADGLETTVADARALGGVVRVHRAFDISDYDAVTAFATDIHAEYPAMDVVMNIAGVSAWGTVSTLTHQHWKSMIDINLMGPIHIIESFVPPMVAARNGGHLVNVSSAAGLVAFPWHAAYSASKYGLRGLSEVLRFDLARHRVGVSVVVPGAVKTPLVQTVQIAGVDREDPRVQKWTNRFGGHAVSPEHAAERILKGVRRNRFLIYTSPDIRALYLFKRTMWWPYSVAMRQVNVIFTRALRPSKSG, from the coding sequence ATGGCGGGCGATTTCGCAGGCAAGCGTTGTCTTCTCACCGGAGCCGCCAGCGGTATCGGCCGCGCGACCGCGTTGAAGCTCGCCGCCGAAGGCGCCGAGCTGTTTCTCACCGACCGCGACGCCGACGGTCTGGAGACGACCGTTGCCGACGCCCGCGCGCTGGGTGGTGTCGTCCGCGTGCACCGCGCCTTCGACATCTCCGACTACGACGCCGTCACCGCGTTCGCCACCGACATTCACGCCGAGTATCCGGCGATGGACGTCGTGATGAACATCGCGGGCGTCTCGGCATGGGGCACCGTCTCGACTCTCACACACCAGCATTGGAAGTCGATGATCGACATCAATCTGATGGGCCCGATCCACATCATTGAGTCGTTCGTGCCGCCCATGGTCGCTGCGCGCAACGGCGGGCACCTGGTCAACGTGTCCTCGGCCGCAGGTCTCGTGGCATTCCCGTGGCACGCCGCCTACAGCGCGAGCAAGTACGGGCTGCGCGGTCTTTCCGAGGTGTTGCGGTTCGATCTGGCGCGACACCGCGTCGGGGTGTCGGTCGTGGTGCCGGGGGCGGTGAAGACGCCGCTGGTGCAGACGGTGCAGATCGCGGGTGTGGACCGTGAGGATCCTCGGGTGCAGAAGTGGACGAACCGATTCGGCGGGCACGCGGTGTCGCCCGAACATGCCGCCGAACGCATCTTGAAAGGCGTGCGTCGCAACAGGTTCCTGATCTACACCTCACCCGACATCCGAGCGCTCTACCTCTTCAAGCGGACCATGTGGTGGCCCTACAGCGTGGCGATGCGTCAGGTCAACGTCATCTTCACGCGCGCGTTGCGGCCGTCCAAGTCCGGCTGA
- a CDS encoding redoxin NrdH: MSHTPVTVYTKPACVQCNATYKALDKQGIAYEKVDISLDSEARDYVMALGYLQAPVVVAGNEHWSGFRPDRIKALGAVAVTA, from the coding sequence ATGAGTCACACACCGGTCACCGTGTACACCAAGCCGGCATGCGTGCAGTGCAACGCCACCTACAAGGCGCTGGACAAGCAGGGCATCGCCTACGAGAAGGTCGACATCAGCCTGGACTCCGAGGCACGTGACTACGTCATGGCGCTCGGCTACCTGCAGGCTCCGGTTGTAGTGGCAGGCAACGAACACTGGTCCGGCTTCCGTCCCGACCGCATCAAGGCGCTCGGCGCGGTCGCGGTCACGGCCTAA
- the nrdE gene encoding class 1b ribonucleoside-diphosphate reductase subunit alpha → MPGETDYHALNAMLNLYDAEGKIQFDKDREAAHQYFLQHVNQNTVFFHNYDEKLDYLIQNEYYEREVLDQYSRNFVKSLIDRAYAKKFRFPTFVGAFKYYTSYTLKTFDGKRYLERFEDRVVMVALTLAAGDTALAEKLVDEIIDGRFQPATPTFLNSGKKQRGEPVSCFLLRIEDNMESIGRSINSALQLSKRGGGVALLLTNIREHGAPIKNIENQSSGVIPIMKLLEDSFSYANQLGARQGAGAVYLHAHHPDIYRFLDTKRENADEKIRIKTLSLGVVIPDITFELAKKNEDMYLFSPYDVERVYGVPFADISVTEKYYEMVDDARIRKTKIKAREFFQTLAELQFESGYPYIMFEDTVNRANPIAGKITHSNLCSEILQVSTPSEFNDDLSYKKIGKDISCNLGSLNIAKAMDSPDFAQTIEVAIRALTAVSDQTHITSVPSIEQGNNDSHAIGLGQMNLHGYLARERIFYGSEEGIDFTNIYFYCVLYHALRASNKIAIERGNAFGGFEKSKYASGEFFDKYTEQVWEPKTDRVKELFAKADIRIPTQEDWVRLKESVQQHGIYNQNLQAVPPTGSISYINHSTSSIHPIASKVEIRKEGKIGRVYYPAPYMTNDNLEYFQDAYEIGYEKVIDTYAAATQHVDQGLSLTLFFKDTATTRDVNKAQIYAWRKGIKTLYYIRLRQMALEGTEVEGCVSCML, encoded by the coding sequence CTGCCGGGGGAGACCGACTACCACGCGCTCAACGCGATGCTGAATCTGTACGACGCCGAGGGCAAGATTCAGTTCGACAAAGACCGCGAGGCGGCTCATCAGTACTTTCTGCAACATGTGAACCAGAACACGGTCTTCTTCCACAACTACGACGAGAAGCTCGACTACCTGATCCAGAACGAGTACTACGAGCGCGAGGTGCTCGACCAGTACTCGCGTAACTTCGTCAAGTCGCTGATCGATCGCGCCTACGCCAAGAAGTTTCGGTTCCCGACGTTCGTCGGCGCGTTCAAGTACTACACCAGCTACACGCTGAAGACCTTCGACGGCAAGCGCTACCTGGAGCGCTTCGAGGACCGCGTCGTGATGGTCGCGCTGACGCTGGCCGCAGGTGACACCGCGCTGGCCGAGAAGCTGGTCGACGAGATCATCGACGGCCGGTTCCAGCCAGCGACCCCGACGTTCCTCAACTCGGGCAAGAAGCAGCGCGGCGAGCCCGTCTCCTGCTTCCTGCTGCGCATCGAGGACAACATGGAGTCCATCGGGCGTTCGATCAACTCGGCGCTGCAGCTGTCCAAGCGCGGCGGCGGGGTTGCCTTGCTGCTGACCAACATTCGCGAGCACGGCGCACCGATCAAGAACATCGAGAACCAGAGCTCGGGTGTCATTCCCATCATGAAGCTGCTGGAGGACTCGTTCTCCTATGCCAACCAGCTCGGTGCCCGGCAGGGTGCGGGTGCGGTGTACCTGCACGCCCACCACCCCGACATCTACCGCTTCCTGGACACCAAGCGGGAGAACGCCGACGAGAAGATCCGTATCAAGACCCTGTCGCTGGGTGTCGTGATCCCGGACATCACGTTCGAGCTGGCGAAGAAGAACGAGGACATGTACCTGTTCTCGCCATACGACGTCGAGCGCGTGTACGGCGTTCCGTTCGCCGACATCTCGGTCACCGAGAAGTACTACGAGATGGTCGACGATGCGCGGATCCGCAAGACGAAGATCAAGGCGCGCGAGTTCTTCCAGACGCTGGCCGAGCTGCAGTTCGAGTCCGGTTACCCCTACATCATGTTCGAGGACACGGTGAACCGTGCCAACCCGATCGCGGGGAAGATCACGCACTCGAATCTGTGCTCGGAGATCCTGCAGGTGTCGACACCGTCGGAGTTCAACGACGATCTGTCCTACAAGAAGATCGGCAAGGACATCTCCTGCAACCTGGGCTCGCTGAACATCGCCAAGGCGATGGATTCGCCGGACTTCGCACAGACCATCGAGGTGGCCATCCGCGCGCTCACGGCGGTCAGCGATCAGACGCACATCACGTCGGTGCCGTCAATTGAGCAGGGCAACAACGACTCTCATGCGATCGGCCTCGGCCAGATGAACCTGCACGGCTACCTGGCGCGCGAGCGGATCTTCTACGGCTCCGAAGAGGGCATCGACTTCACGAACATCTACTTCTACTGCGTGCTGTACCACGCGCTGCGCGCGTCGAACAAGATCGCGATCGAGCGCGGTAATGCGTTCGGTGGCTTCGAGAAGTCCAAGTACGCCTCCGGCGAGTTCTTCGACAAGTACACCGAGCAGGTCTGGGAGCCCAAGACCGACCGGGTCAAGGAACTGTTCGCCAAGGCCGACATTCGCATTCCGACACAAGAGGATTGGGTGCGGCTGAAGGAGTCGGTGCAGCAACACGGCATCTACAACCAGAATCTTCAGGCGGTGCCGCCGACGGGGTCGATCAGCTACATCAACCATTCGACGAGTTCGATCCACCCGATCGCGTCGAAGGTCGAGATCCGCAAGGAAGGCAAGATCGGCCGCGTCTACTACCCGGCGCCGTACATGACCAACGACAACCTGGAGTACTTCCAGGACGCCTATGAGATCGGCTATGAAAAGGTCATCGACACCTACGCCGCGGCCACCCAGCACGTGGACCAGGGGCTGAGCCTGACGCTGTTCTTCAAGGACACCGCGACCACTCGCGACGTCAACAAGGCGCAGATCTACGCGTGGCGCAAGGGAATCAAGACGCTGTACTACATCCGCTTGCGTCAAATGGCTCTGGAGGGAACCGAGGTCGAGGGCTGCGTGTCTTGCATGCTGTAG
- the nrdI gene encoding class Ib ribonucleoside-diphosphate reductase assembly flavoprotein NrdI, with the protein MSNLVYFSSVSENTHRFVEKLGLPATRIPLHGRIEVDEPYVLVLPTYGGGHANGPDPDRGGYVPKQVIAFLNNEHNRSLIRGVIAAGNTNFGAEFGYAGVVVSRKCGVPFLYRFELMGTTDDVLAVRAGLNDFWKDQTCHQPSQLQSL; encoded by the coding sequence ATGAGCAATCTCGTCTATTTCTCCAGCGTGTCGGAAAACACCCACCGCTTCGTCGAGAAGCTGGGTCTGCCCGCTACCCGGATCCCGCTGCACGGTCGCATCGAGGTCGACGAGCCGTACGTGCTGGTGCTGCCCACCTACGGCGGTGGGCACGCCAACGGACCCGATCCCGACCGCGGGGGCTATGTCCCCAAGCAGGTGATCGCCTTCCTCAACAACGAACACAATCGGTCGTTGATCCGCGGCGTCATCGCCGCGGGCAACACCAACTTCGGCGCCGAGTTCGGCTACGCGGGAGTCGTCGTCTCGCGTAAGTGCGGCGTCCCGTTCCTCTACCGCTTCGAACTGATGGGCACGACCGACGACGTCCTCGCCGTCCGGGCCGGCCTCAACGACTTCTGGAAGGACCAGACGTGTCACCAACCGTCACAGCTGCAGAGCCTGTAG
- a CDS encoding DNA polymerase IV: MNVRWVLHVDLDQFQAAVEARRNPDLASLPIIVGGNGDPAEPRKVVTCASYPARAFGVHAGMPLRAAARKCPDAVFLPLDTDAYDEASEEVMGLLRDFGHPVEVWGWDEAYVGVPQGDSVDPFQLAEQIREVVAAETGLSCSVGISDNKQRAKVATGFGKPAGIFALTEDNWMTVMGDRDVDALWGVGPKTAKKLAGMGITTVADLASTDAQLLTSTFGPTTGLWILLLAKGGGDTNVSAEPWVPRSRSHVATFPRDLTDHAEIDSAVVELAKQTLAEIADQGRVATRVAVTVRTKTFFTRTKIRKLPSPGNDQPAIVATALDLLHQFELDRPVRLLGVRLELAPPEGGY; encoded by the coding sequence ATGAACGTTCGGTGGGTGCTGCACGTCGACCTCGATCAGTTCCAGGCTGCCGTCGAGGCGCGGCGCAACCCCGATCTCGCCAGCCTGCCGATCATCGTGGGCGGCAACGGCGATCCGGCCGAGCCCCGAAAGGTCGTCACCTGTGCGTCGTATCCGGCACGGGCGTTCGGCGTGCACGCGGGGATGCCGCTGCGCGCCGCGGCGCGCAAGTGTCCCGATGCGGTGTTCCTGCCGTTGGACACCGACGCCTACGACGAGGCCTCCGAAGAGGTGATGGGCCTGTTGCGCGACTTCGGTCATCCGGTGGAGGTGTGGGGCTGGGATGAGGCGTATGTCGGTGTTCCGCAGGGCGATTCGGTCGACCCGTTCCAACTGGCCGAACAGATCCGTGAGGTGGTGGCCGCGGAGACGGGCTTGTCCTGCTCGGTCGGTATCAGCGACAACAAGCAGCGGGCCAAGGTGGCGACCGGTTTCGGTAAGCCGGCGGGCATCTTCGCCCTCACCGAGGACAACTGGATGACGGTCATGGGTGACCGCGACGTCGACGCACTGTGGGGTGTCGGCCCGAAGACGGCCAAAAAGCTTGCAGGCATGGGCATCACGACGGTGGCCGATCTTGCCTCCACCGACGCGCAACTACTGACGTCGACGTTCGGCCCGACCACCGGTCTGTGGATCCTGCTGCTGGCCAAAGGCGGCGGCGACACGAACGTCAGCGCCGAACCGTGGGTGCCGCGCTCACGCAGCCACGTCGCCACGTTCCCCCGCGACCTGACCGACCACGCCGAAATCGACTCGGCCGTGGTCGAACTCGCTAAACAGACACTCGCCGAGATCGCCGACCAGGGCCGCGTCGCCACCCGGGTGGCGGTGACCGTCCGCACCAAGACGTTCTTCACCCGCACCAAGATCCGTAAGCTGCCGTCGCCGGGTAATGACCAGCCGGCGATCGTCGCCACCGCGCTGGATCTGCTGCACCAGTTCGAACTCGACCGCCCTGTCCGGCTGCTCGGTGTGCGGCTGGAGCTGGCACCGCCTGAAGGCGGCTACTGA
- a CDS encoding 2-isopropylmalate synthase, whose product MTFEATSAGLRSGPSTLATYLDGPVPRGLREEAAAMSFDTFLDWYAPTTGPLRLGQWACTDADRPATRLGPQPRTFQATLALGDRIATASAKAPGPVAALTEMLYEQGIAVEMTAFHQLPAGENTATFICGSDGGHTEWAMGLAADPTQSALRAVIACANRLLVTA is encoded by the coding sequence ATGACTTTCGAAGCAACCAGCGCAGGCCTGAGATCGGGGCCATCGACACTTGCGACCTACCTGGATGGACCGGTGCCCCGCGGTCTGCGCGAGGAGGCCGCCGCCATGTCGTTCGACACGTTCCTCGACTGGTACGCGCCCACCACGGGACCCCTGCGACTGGGCCAGTGGGCCTGCACCGACGCTGACCGTCCGGCCACCCGGCTGGGTCCGCAGCCGCGCACCTTCCAGGCCACGCTGGCCCTGGGTGACCGCATCGCCACGGCGTCGGCCAAGGCGCCGGGGCCGGTCGCAGCGCTGACGGAGATGCTCTACGAGCAGGGGATCGCGGTCGAGATGACCGCCTTTCACCAGTTGCCCGCCGGCGAGAACACCGCCACCTTCATCTGCGGCTCCGACGGCGGACACACCGAATGGGCGATGGGTCTGGCTGCCGACCCGACGCAGTCGGCGTTGCGCGCCGTCATCGCCTGCGCCAACCGGCTGTTGGTGACGGCCTGA
- a CDS encoding TetR/AcrR family transcriptional regulator codes for MTAESAPTELRRSRGDRQRDAIVTAVRELLQERSFADLSVSTISERAGVARSGFYFYFDSKYAVLAVILADASDLLDSLTHHFASREPGETPEAFVKRMVGSAAAVYANDDPVLRACAVARNTDAQIREMMDDFYDGIIEKLITLLEQDSELRPISDDLPALVRTMAAVTTMTLTHDSTFVGRDQEYARAVDIVEKLWLNAMWGGAPKPSR; via the coding sequence ATGACTGCTGAGTCCGCACCCACCGAACTCCGCCGCAGCAGAGGCGACCGGCAACGCGATGCGATCGTGACCGCGGTGCGGGAACTCCTTCAGGAGCGCTCCTTCGCCGATCTGTCCGTCAGCACCATCAGTGAGCGCGCCGGCGTGGCCCGGTCGGGCTTCTACTTCTACTTCGACTCGAAGTACGCGGTGCTGGCGGTGATCCTCGCCGACGCCAGTGATCTTCTGGACAGCCTGACGCACCACTTCGCGTCCCGGGAGCCGGGGGAGACGCCCGAGGCGTTCGTCAAGCGGATGGTCGGCAGCGCCGCAGCCGTGTACGCGAACGACGATCCGGTGCTGCGTGCCTGTGCGGTGGCGCGCAACACGGACGCGCAGATCCGCGAGATGATGGACGACTTCTACGACGGCATCATCGAGAAGCTGATCACGCTGCTCGAGCAGGATTCCGAGTTGCGGCCGATCTCCGACGACCTGCCCGCGCTGGTGCGCACGATGGCGGCGGTGACCACCATGACGCTGACGCACGACAGTACGTTCGTCGGCCGCGACCAGGAGTACGCGCGCGCCGTCGACATCGTCGAGAAGCTGTGGCTCAACGCGATGTGGGGCGGAGCCCCGAAGCCGAGTAGGTAG